One genomic segment of candidate division KSB1 bacterium includes these proteins:
- a CDS encoding Gfo/Idh/MocA family oxidoreductase, protein MAVIRIGVAGVGRLGALHAARLREIAGVELAGVFDVNQQRARQVAAEHGTRAFATLPELLASCEALTIAVPTSEHFATAQVALQAGRHVLIEKPVTATSAQARQLIALAQAHNLILQVGHIERFNGALRALAGFPLAPRFIESHRMASFDPRGTDVAVVLDLMIHDIDIILNLVRSTLTRVDANGVAVVSHEPDIANARLQFANGCVANVTASRISQKKMRKLRLFQRDAYISVDFLQGFSEIFRLTAPEESVPGQAFPLVLGRLDQGARPRQIIYEKREAPEGNALRLELESFARAIRGEAPPPVTGEDGLRALEVASAITEMIKAEPPA, encoded by the coding sequence ATGGCTGTGATTCGCATAGGTGTCGCCGGCGTTGGCCGGCTGGGAGCGCTGCACGCGGCGCGTTTACGCGAAATTGCGGGTGTCGAGCTGGCGGGCGTGTTTGATGTCAATCAACAACGCGCCCGACAAGTGGCAGCCGAACATGGCACCCGTGCCTTCGCCACTCTGCCGGAGTTGCTGGCGAGCTGTGAGGCCTTGACCATCGCGGTGCCGACCAGCGAGCATTTTGCCACGGCACAAGTCGCGCTGCAAGCCGGCCGCCACGTGCTCATTGAAAAACCCGTCACCGCCACCAGCGCGCAGGCGCGGCAGCTCATCGCCCTGGCGCAGGCGCACAACCTGATTTTGCAGGTGGGCCACATTGAGCGATTCAATGGCGCGTTGCGTGCGCTGGCGGGATTCCCGCTGGCACCGCGCTTCATCGAATCTCACCGCATGGCATCCTTTGATCCGCGCGGCACGGATGTCGCCGTGGTGCTCGATCTCATGATTCACGACATCGACATCATCCTGAACCTGGTGCGGAGCACTCTCACCCGCGTGGATGCCAACGGCGTGGCCGTGGTTTCCCACGAGCCGGACATTGCCAACGCGCGGCTGCAGTTTGCCAATGGCTGTGTCGCCAACGTCACTGCCAGCCGCATCTCACAGAAAAAGATGCGCAAACTGCGCCTGTTTCAACGCGATGCCTATATTTCCGTGGATTTCCTGCAGGGCTTCAGTGAAATTTTTCGCCTGACGGCACCGGAGGAGAGCGTGCCCGGACAGGCTTTTCCCCTGGTGCTGGGCCGGCTCGATCAGGGGGCGCGGCCGCGACAGATCATCTATGAAAAACGCGAAGCGCCCGAAGGCAATGCCCTGCGCCTGGAGCTGGAGAGCTTTGCCCGCGCCATCAGAGGCGAAGCCCCGCCACCGGTCACTGGTGAGGACGGTCTGCGCGCCCTCGAAGTGGCCAGCGCAATTACAGAAATGATCAAGGCGGAGCCACCGGCGTAA
- a CDS encoding AbgT family transporter, translating to MKWRFRFSSQFFHRALDFVEKVGNLLPHPTSLFALFAGLVILLSALAAAFEVSAIHPGTGKTIEAVSLLSGEGLRRIVTEMVRNFTNFAPLGTVLVALLGIGVAEGSGLLGAAIRLLVLSAPRRLLTMVIVFAGIMSNAASEIGYVLLVPLGAVIFLAVGRHPLAGLAAAFAGVSGGYSANLLLGTVDPLLAGLSQEAARIIDADYLVNPACNYYFMVVSTFVLTLVGTWVSEKIVEPRLGAYGGSEKTMELQPLSPAEKRGLWYAFATGVVIVLLLLWAVVPEDGVLRDPRNPDFLHSPFLSGIVAIVFLSATVMGIAYGVGAGTVRREATVVEAMSKAMGTLASYITLVFFAAQFVAYFSWTNLGLIVAVKGAEFLKAVGFDGIPLLLSFVLLSTTLNLFMGSASAKWAIMAPVFVPMFMLLGYTPELTQATYRIGDSCSNIISPMMSYFALIVAFVQRYSKDAGMGTVIATMMPFTIVFLITWSGLLVLWFALDLPVGPGAGLRLAQ from the coding sequence ATGAAATGGCGGTTTCGCTTCAGCAGCCAATTCTTCCACCGCGCTTTGGACTTTGTTGAGAAAGTCGGCAACCTGCTGCCGCATCCCACGAGCCTGTTTGCCCTTTTCGCCGGGCTGGTCATTCTGCTCTCCGCGCTGGCCGCCGCCTTCGAGGTCTCGGCGATTCATCCCGGCACCGGCAAGACGATTGAAGCGGTGAGCCTGCTCAGCGGTGAAGGTTTGCGGCGCATCGTTACCGAGATGGTACGCAACTTCACCAACTTTGCGCCGCTCGGCACCGTTCTGGTGGCGCTGCTCGGCATCGGCGTGGCCGAAGGCTCGGGCTTGCTGGGTGCGGCGATCCGGCTGCTGGTGCTCTCCGCCCCACGGCGGCTGTTGACCATGGTGATTGTCTTCGCCGGCATCATGTCAAATGCTGCTTCTGAAATCGGCTATGTGTTGCTGGTGCCGCTGGGTGCCGTCATTTTTCTGGCGGTTGGCCGCCATCCACTCGCCGGGCTGGCCGCGGCCTTTGCCGGCGTCTCGGGTGGCTACAGCGCCAATCTTCTGCTCGGCACGGTAGACCCGCTGTTGGCCGGTCTCTCGCAGGAGGCCGCGCGCATCATCGATGCGGACTATCTCGTCAACCCCGCCTGCAACTATTATTTCATGGTCGTTTCCACCTTCGTGCTGACGCTGGTTGGCACCTGGGTGTCGGAAAAGATCGTCGAGCCCCGCCTGGGAGCATACGGCGGTTCGGAGAAGACCATGGAGTTGCAGCCGCTTTCCCCCGCGGAAAAGCGCGGCCTGTGGTATGCCTTTGCCACCGGCGTGGTCATCGTGTTGTTGCTGTTGTGGGCCGTGGTTCCCGAAGACGGGGTCTTGCGCGATCCCAGGAATCCTGATTTCCTGCATTCCCCCTTTCTGTCCGGCATCGTCGCGATCGTGTTTCTCTCCGCTACGGTGATGGGCATCGCCTATGGCGTGGGCGCGGGCACGGTGCGCCGCGAGGCCACCGTCGTCGAGGCCATGAGCAAAGCCATGGGCACACTGGCCTCCTACATCACGCTGGTCTTCTTTGCGGCGCAGTTTGTCGCCTACTTCTCGTGGACGAATCTCGGCTTGATCGTGGCGGTGAAGGGTGCGGAATTCCTCAAAGCGGTCGGTTTCGACGGCATTCCCTTGCTGCTCAGTTTCGTGCTGTTGTCAACCACCCTGAATCTGTTCATGGGCAGCGCTTCGGCAAAATGGGCGATCATGGCACCGGTGTTCGTGCCCATGTTCATGCTGCTGGGCTACACCCCGGAGCTGACCCAGGCCACCTATCGCATCGGAGATTCCTGCAGCAACATCATCTCGCCGATGATGTCTTATTTTGCATTGATTGTCGCATTCGTGCAGCGCTACAGCAAGGATGCCGGCATGGGCACAGTGATCGCCACCATGATGCCCTTCACAATCGTCTTCCTGATAACCTGGTCGGGCCTGCTGGTGTTGTGGTTTGCGCTGGATCTGCCGGTGGGCCCGGGTGCCGGTCTGCGGCTCGCACAGTGA
- a CDS encoding glycosyltransferase, which produces MRVAYFLENLSATAPAPAFARLIPHLKQARIDFRCFTSSPLAGLAASDEVISLQPFSATLFPDQEAAQALSDSVSRRLAAFQPQVIHLGDTSLLSLLGLGYARSEQLPLVATYSPQEDDGAEAGYLRWFYGACQLVLVENDRAAQALQRLGLTHARIARLTAGNALVRSRQLSVYYQRLRRGSVVVPDDVTRPLRRRTAEHVVAVPQLAAI; this is translated from the coding sequence ATGCGGGTTGCCTATTTTCTCGAAAATCTCTCAGCCACGGCACCGGCACCTGCGTTTGCCCGGCTGATTCCCCACCTGAAGCAGGCCCGGATCGACTTTCGTTGTTTCACCAGCTCGCCGCTCGCCGGGCTGGCAGCAAGTGATGAAGTGATCAGCCTGCAACCTTTTTCCGCCACCCTCTTTCCCGATCAGGAAGCCGCCCAGGCCCTGTCGGACAGTGTCTCGCGGCGACTGGCGGCATTCCAGCCGCAGGTGATTCATCTCGGCGATACCTCCCTGCTCAGCCTGCTGGGCCTGGGCTACGCCCGCAGCGAGCAACTGCCGCTGGTGGCCACGTATTCGCCGCAGGAAGACGATGGGGCGGAGGCCGGCTATCTCCGCTGGTTCTATGGCGCCTGCCAGTTGGTTCTGGTGGAAAATGACCGGGCCGCCCAGGCGCTGCAGCGCCTGGGTTTGACACATGCTCGGATCGCGCGCCTCACCGCCGGCAACGCACTCGTCCGCAGCCGCCAACTCAGCGTGTACTATCAACGCCTGCGGCGCGGCTCTGTTGTTGTGCCCGATGACGTCACACGGCCCCTGCGCCGGCGGACTGCGGAGCATGTCGTGGCTGTTCCCCAATTGGCTGCGATCTGA
- a CDS encoding flippase-like domain-containing protein, whose translation MPLIIVLSLGLLITSVYSVCTIDQPALEALRHFPPFLALLLLGMALAPWLLSALRLSVWMSFLRHPARFREILRVVIAAEAVAAITPTAAGGGYFKFGWLVKRGMPAGTAASLMLLGTLEEYCFFLISLPAVLSFSPAARELFSRAAGWNLLLSPDWQRRDLLLTALIAVAIVVAAGWLAWRNLPERHQSKVVQCCRRCVQQCRLGGQTLRQVIRHGGWRFFATVGLAGGYWVCRCSLLVVLLEGLRQNLDAVQVMVSQWLLFMVMNFMPSPGAVGGAEFGFLLLYRGILPPNFVGVLSAAWRVLTFTLPVGLAALVFMWHARQRNKKGIPPDCGRVDALVASGRNAGAVI comes from the coding sequence ATGCCTTTGATCATTGTTCTCAGCCTCGGTCTGCTGATCACCTCAGTCTATTCCGTCTGCACGATCGATCAGCCGGCCCTCGAGGCCTTGCGCCATTTTCCGCCGTTTCTCGCACTCTTGCTGCTGGGGATGGCACTGGCGCCGTGGTTGCTGAGCGCTCTGCGGCTTTCCGTCTGGATGAGCTTTCTGCGCCATCCTGCACGTTTCCGCGAAATTCTGCGTGTAGTCATCGCCGCCGAGGCGGTGGCCGCGATCACGCCGACCGCGGCAGGCGGCGGCTATTTCAAGTTCGGCTGGCTGGTCAAACGCGGCATGCCGGCGGGCACGGCGGCCTCCCTGATGCTCCTGGGGACGCTGGAAGAGTATTGCTTCTTTTTAATCAGCCTGCCGGCCGTTTTGTCGTTTTCCCCGGCAGCGCGCGAGCTGTTCTCCCGCGCTGCCGGGTGGAATCTGTTGCTCTCGCCCGATTGGCAGCGCCGCGACCTTTTGCTCACCGCGCTAATCGCCGTTGCAATCGTGGTGGCTGCCGGATGGCTGGCCTGGCGCAATTTGCCCGAGCGGCACCAGAGCAAGGTGGTGCAATGCTGCCGGCGCTGCGTGCAGCAGTGCCGCCTGGGCGGCCAGACTTTGCGGCAGGTGATCAGGCACGGCGGCTGGCGTTTCTTTGCAACCGTCGGGCTGGCGGGAGGGTATTGGGTGTGCCGGTGCAGCCTGTTGGTGGTTTTGTTGGAAGGCTTGCGCCAAAACCTTGACGCGGTGCAGGTGATGGTTTCGCAATGGCTGCTCTTCATGGTGATGAATTTCATGCCCTCGCCGGGCGCGGTGGGCGGCGCCGAGTTCGGCTTTTTGCTCCTCTATCGTGGGATACTGCCGCCAAATTTTGTGGGTGTGCTTTCCGCCGCCTGGCGGGTGTTGACCTTCACCCTGCCGGTGGGCCTGGCGGCGCTGGTGTTCATGTGGCATGCCCGCCAGCGAAACAAAAAGGGCATCCCACCTGACTGCGGCAGGGTGGATGCCCTCGTGGCGAGTGGCCGGAACGCCGGTGCGGTTATTTGA
- a CDS encoding sigma-54 dependent transcriptional regulator, which produces MTEENAIGRRARKYSILVVDDDRNICKMIEINLRKEKEYVVETANSGEACLKMIRENVPDLILLDIQMPGIDGIETLTRIRNEEPRIPVVMMSAHGTIEKAVKSMKLGAYDFIQKPFPSDRLLVTVRNALTTSSLRQEIDSLRSELKDRFQFKNIIGQSGVMQEVFRALEKVVNSNVTVLIQGESGTGKELIARAIHYHNPQRCNKPFVAVNCSALPESLLESELFGHEKGAFTGATGKRIGKFEVANGGSIFLDEIGLMTPATQAKMLRILQEREFERVGGNELVKVDVRVISATNRDLEEAVRANEFREDLFYRISVFPIKLPPLRERREDIPLLAAHFIDKFARQENKEVEGIAPDALELLMAYNWPGNVRELENAIERAVVLASTREITPKDLPNTVRAIGEKRIYESDNTLSSWIEKLEEEALRNALLENGGNISQTAKKLGIGRATIYRKAKKYGLPMVK; this is translated from the coding sequence ATGACCGAAGAGAATGCCATCGGCCGGAGGGCCCGGAAATATTCGATTCTCGTGGTCGACGACGATCGCAACATTTGCAAGATGATCGAGATCAACTTGCGCAAGGAAAAGGAATACGTCGTCGAAACCGCCAACAGCGGCGAAGCCTGCCTGAAGATGATCCGGGAAAATGTGCCGGATTTGATTCTGCTCGACATCCAAATGCCGGGAATCGATGGCATCGAAACCCTCACGCGCATTCGCAATGAGGAGCCACGCATCCCGGTGGTGATGATGTCGGCGCACGGCACCATCGAAAAGGCGGTGAAGTCGATGAAGCTGGGCGCGTATGATTTCATTCAAAAGCCGTTTCCCAGCGACCGTTTGCTGGTGACGGTGCGCAACGCGCTCACCACCAGCTCGCTCCGCCAGGAAATCGACTCGCTGCGTTCGGAGCTGAAGGATCGCTTTCAGTTCAAAAATATCATCGGACAATCCGGCGTCATGCAGGAAGTTTTCCGGGCGCTGGAGAAAGTGGTCAACAGCAATGTCACGGTGTTGATTCAAGGCGAGAGCGGCACCGGCAAGGAGCTGATCGCGCGCGCCATTCACTACCACAATCCCCAGCGCTGCAACAAGCCGTTCGTCGCCGTGAACTGCTCGGCGCTGCCGGAATCGCTGCTGGAAAGCGAATTGTTCGGCCACGAGAAGGGCGCTTTCACCGGCGCCACCGGCAAGCGCATCGGCAAATTCGAGGTGGCCAACGGCGGCAGCATTTTTCTCGATGAGATCGGCCTGATGACACCCGCCACCCAGGCGAAGATGCTGCGCATCCTGCAGGAGCGCGAATTCGAGCGCGTCGGCGGCAACGAGCTGGTGAAGGTGGATGTGCGCGTGATCTCGGCGACCAACCGTGATCTGGAAGAGGCGGTGCGCGCCAATGAATTCCGCGAAGACCTGTTCTACCGCATCTCGGTCTTCCCCATCAAACTGCCGCCGCTGCGCGAACGCCGCGAGGACATTCCGCTGCTGGCGGCGCATTTCATCGACAAGTTCGCCCGCCAGGAGAACAAGGAAGTGGAGGGCATCGCGCCGGATGCGCTGGAGCTGCTGATGGCCTACAACTGGCCCGGTAACGTGCGCGAGCTGGAAAATGCCATCGAGCGCGCGGTGGTGCTCGCTTCCACCCGGGAAATCACGCCCAAGGATCTGCCGAACACCGTGCGCGCCATCGGCGAGAAACGCATCTACGAATCGGACAACACGCTGTCGAGCTGGATTGAAAAACTGGAGGAGGAAGCGCTGCGCAACGCGCTGCTGGAAAACGGCGGGAACATTTCACAGACGGCGAAGAAGCTCGGTATCGGCCGCGCCACCATCTACCGCAAAGCCAAGAAGTACGGTTTGCCGATGGTCAAATAA
- the lpxK gene encoding tetraacyldisaccharide 4'-kinase, protein MIHYPVLLPLAWLYRGLVQLRNHGYDKGIFAVRRLPARVLSVGNLTVGGTGKTPLTIFLANALQQEGRRVAIVARGYGRSRRGTCIVSDGRHLLADLHASGDEPQVLAAACPATPVIVDASKTHAAAVAVVRFQPEVVVLDDGFQHRRLHRDLDIVLAPADFLRDPAWLLPAGPWREPRHNLRRAHLLLLTGLKALSVTEQEAVQARCRDHFGVKTFALEFQPRHLRPLTGNEDLPLSAVSGCRAVLVSGIANPARFVAMVRGLGIEPVEVSCFPDHYNYRASDAHALAERLLQSRSDFLITTGKDAVKLRHFDCLHRLPAYALEIQALPSPDFLPAVRQALGFHALTARAHES, encoded by the coding sequence ATGATCCACTATCCCGTCCTCCTGCCGCTCGCCTGGCTGTATCGTGGCCTGGTACAACTGCGTAACCACGGTTACGATAAGGGTATCTTTGCGGTGCGCCGGCTGCCGGCGCGGGTGCTGAGCGTCGGCAACCTGACGGTGGGCGGCACCGGTAAAACGCCGCTCACGATTTTCCTGGCGAATGCTCTGCAGCAGGAGGGTCGACGCGTCGCAATTGTGGCGCGCGGTTATGGCCGCTCCCGCCGCGGCACCTGCATTGTCAGTGATGGTCGGCACCTGCTCGCCGATCTGCACGCCAGCGGGGATGAGCCGCAAGTCCTGGCGGCCGCCTGTCCGGCAACCCCGGTGATTGTTGATGCCAGCAAAACCCATGCAGCCGCAGTCGCCGTGGTGCGGTTTCAGCCGGAGGTGGTGGTGCTCGATGACGGTTTTCAGCATCGCCGTTTGCACCGCGATCTCGATATTGTGTTGGCTCCGGCGGACTTTTTGCGTGATCCGGCGTGGCTGTTGCCCGCCGGCCCCTGGCGTGAGCCGCGGCACAATCTGCGGCGGGCGCATCTGCTGCTGCTCACCGGGCTAAAGGCACTTTCCGTCACGGAGCAGGAAGCGGTGCAGGCCCGCTGCCGGGATCATTTCGGCGTCAAGACTTTTGCGCTGGAGTTTCAGCCGCGCCACTTGCGCCCGTTGACCGGCAATGAAGACCTGCCGCTGTCAGCCGTGTCCGGCTGCCGTGCGGTGCTGGTGAGCGGCATTGCCAATCCCGCGCGCTTTGTTGCCATGGTTCGGGGCCTCGGCATCGAACCAGTGGAGGTTTCGTGTTTTCCCGATCATTACAACTATCGCGCCAGCGACGCGCATGCCCTCGCGGAAAGACTGTTGCAATCACGCAGTGATTTTCTGATCACGACCGGCAAGGACGCAGTGAAGTTGCGGCACTTTGACTGCCTGCACCGGCTGCCAGCTTACGCGCTCGAAATACAAGCGCTGCCTTCCCCGGATTTCCTGCCGGCAGTGAGACAGGCGCTCGGTTTCCACGCCCTGACTGCCCGAGCGCACGAAAGTTGA